CAACTTTTTCAAACTGTACAAGTCATCCAACTTATAGACAAGTTGAATTAACTCcaaaaatcaaagttcaaaatcACGTCTTCTTCTCAAATTTATAATGAcaaaaggaatatttatgaaatagtTCCATTAGAATTGCTCATAATTAGCCAGTAATGGAAACAAGAGATGATATACAcaagatattttttttaatattcattgtctttgaaattttcttaaatttatacCATTGGAGCATGCCCTAGAAATCAGATTCTCTGTACCTCTATCACATTTCCTACTCCTTTTTTGCATGTTACCTTCCACCTTTGCATCACTATTCAAAACACATCAACATGTAGTATTatactttctttcctttttttgttctttggaAAAAACAGACTTCAAGTTTATGTATTACAAAAATCTTAGCATTTTATTTTCTGCATAATTTTATACCCTAAAAGCTGAGATACTAAAGATTATGCATATCAGCTCTCACATTTCTTTACCTTATGAaccctaaatttgaaaaaaaaaaaaaaatagacatGATAATTACAGAAAAAAACCCAGCAATTTGGTTGGTGGGAGATATATATGGTCTCCTTCATTAGGCTTAAAAGGCATCATCTTTAATTAGACATAACAAATTCCTAGGGATTGCATTTGGTTGGCGAATCCTCTCTAACTAATATTGCATGCAACCTGTAAGGCTCTTACATGTGCCCCCCAACTCCCTCTCTACAATATCTCCCCATCTCCACTAAACTTTGTCtttgtcccttttttttttatcattattattgcAACGTGGTTTACAATATTAAGCCCCTCCCTCATTACGAAAACAATATGTGCCTAGGCCAccataataacaaattcaaataaaaccCAAGTGTTGGAATTTGGGGTTACATGTTTGTTTTGGGGGCAATTTTTTTAGGATGGTAACCTCTAAATGCTCACATCTTTGAAACATATCTTATGAAATTAATTGATTGGAGAGACGCTCCATTTTTTAATCATTCTAGAAATCGACACCTCAACCTTGAgttcaataatttatatgtatatacttatcCACATACGTAACAAGTGTCATAGATAGTCTTCGGGCGGGATTTATGACACCACGCACACCtcacaatataaaaatacatcaCCCACAAATTACTCCTCCATAATTTTTGTAAGGGGAATGGATCAATGgggttttaattgaattacCCTTTGACGGGAATATCATTTAATCCAAGgttgaaaaacttaaattaactaattattacAATAGACTATAATTACAATTCCCTGCCACATATTATCCCACTTATATAAATTCCTCTTTTTCAACAAGGAAAAACTATCCTTGgggaaattaatttgaattttagaaaaaatcaaaacaaaatttctcACCTTAacaataaacatataatttttttaaatttctcacAAGAGAGTTcaataactaatatttcaagTTTTATAGGTTTATTAAGAAGTAAATGCTACTTCCAAATTTTAAAGTGGCTTCATAACTAAGACAAGAATCGAACCCTtgatcattaattaaaattaaaaaaatctttaccATCTCACCTAATCCTGTGATGTATAATCATACCTTTTAAATTAATCGAAAATGGtatcaatttcttttcataatatttactaAGGAGCGTGACAAGCACTTTTGTAGCACATACGTATAGTACTGAAGCTGTTGAAGTTATCAAGTATTTGATTTCAGAAGACGTGTGCTTAGCAAAAACTcttaaaaatatcttttgtcaactaaaattaaaaagatatataattagaaaatagtaaataattgttttcatttatGTATCTACTAAAAAtggtttttaataattgagAACATcgtaaatgaattaattttgatttacgttatataaacacaaaatattttttaaatcaaattgattgaatgtgTATTTGTTAttagaaacaaaattttatttttatatgccAATTGTGTTTTTcatttatctaaaaataaaagataactTGAAAGTAGGTTTAAGAGTAATTAAAGTGAATAATAGTTaatagatatttttctaatatttgtaGTAATAAAAGAATAGAGAAGTATGTagtggaaagaaaaaaaggaatataaaatctatgtatatataaaaaagatacATATAAATCTGATCCAGCGATGCAATAATTACAAAAGGTGCAATCAGCTTAAAAAGGGGGCAGTGAAGAAGATCTTTGATTCCTCAACACTTCTCTCTCTATTGCCAGAAAGTTTGCAGCTATTGGGATTTGCAAACCTAAACTAAACTGTATAGCTTTTAAtctctttgttgttttttttcatctttttatttgacctaatatatagtttttagcatcatcatcatcatcagtaaATTACAAGGGAAGATGGGTAGCAGCTATTTTGGAGAACCAAACGTGGGAAACGAAAGGGGAGCGTCGTCTTCGTCATCCTCGTCTTCTTCTTCAAGAAAAGGGAAGAAGGGTAGTAATTCAGAGAAGCCAAAGCAACCCCAAAGAGGGCTTGGTGTTGCTCAGCTGGAGAAGATCAGATTACAAGGTCCAGTGGGTTGTACTTACCACCACCATCCTTCTCTTCATGGTCGACCTTTCCCTTCAAATTTCAACCAGGTAACCCAAACCctttttctgggtttttttaaattaattatttgagtttGTGGGAGGAACCTGATCAAAAGAATTGTTTGATTTTACATGCAGGAAGACATGAGAGTGCAGACACTTTATTCATCAATGGCGTCATCACCTTCCTCATCGTCATCAACTACCTCAGCTTCTTATGGTTTCCACCCCACCATGATGGTAGGTGAAACCCTGTGCCCTCTTAGAGATACCATACAATTCCTTTTAATGGATGGCTTAATTGAGTGCATATTTGACATGATTTTGTGTGTCACCCATTCACAACTTGCTGTATCCCTAATAAATGATGAGGTATAACAGACATGGCAGAAGAATTTTGGTGGATATATTGGAATACATATTATATGTTCTCCACGTCGTCGTCGTCATGAACATCACAGCATCCAAGTTTTGATATTGCTAACCCTagatacaaaattttcattccTATATTTCATCATAATACTAATGAGGGCAAGAAGAAAGTAAACCAAATTTGATTGCATATGAACTACCGCTATTTATCATATAGTAAAATTTACCTTATAGAGTTATATATGTTTACAGAAGGGGCTTGGGGAATATGATAAAAGACCGAACACCAGATATGGTGATTTCCAATCTTGTACGACAACAAGGTACATCATATTTAACTTTCCAGTCTGTctctttttctgttttcttttcccCTTTAAAGAATGTCCTTTTGAAGCACATCTATTATCATTGTTTCCTATTAGAAGTTTGTTTTTTAggccttttttttttggctttatAATTAATGTTTGGGGTCATTTGGAACAGTTGGAACCCCGACAATGGCAGCACTCAACATTTTGCACAACCAAACCTGACCAGACAACTTCTAAACTTACATCATGTGGAGGTTGACAATTCACATCCTTAtcatgtaaaatttttgaaattaatgaaTGCCTCTATgtagcttatatatatatatatatatgtatatatactttatttctTCTGTTTTTTCACCCGGCCTCTATGTATTTTATAGGATTCACCACCAAAAAAGAGCAAGAAACAAGGGAGCAATTCATTGGGATCCAGCAGTCAGAATTGTGAATCCACACAAGAGCTTGATTTGGAGCTCAGACTGTCATTgtaatcaatatatattataaatgctTGGAGACTGAGTATTATGGTTCCCACTTTTAGCATTGCAAGTTGAAGATAATTAAGCAGTACTTGGACTTGCAGTTCACTTATACAGGTTGAGCATGTTGatgatttgctttaaatttgatttgaaaggAATCTTTCTTGTGTAATGAGAGGTAGATTGACTTATTGCATGAgatataatgaaaatttgatcttctctttgttcataaatttttcaaagaaattaGGATTAAAGTCATAattaattctcaaaattttcaattatctATTTGCTCCTTATTTTTAGTTAGATAGACATATTGAGATCAAGCAAGCATCAAAACCCAGTTAGATTTCCCAGTTTTTGGTTAAGATTCGATTGTTAATTTGGGCAATTTAATTAAgcactagtataaataggtaTCTAGTCTTAAAAGTTGCAAAGTTTAGATGcttttttgtatatatgtttcATGTGCTATACTTGGTCATTTATAAACCCTAATCTTTTTGGATGATAGAAAATGTGTTTCTATGTATTCATATGTAATCAATCAGCACTTACAGGAGCAACTGCtctgaaaataataaatttttcacatatatgaagaaaaataattaataggtTGAATgataagaaatttaattttttataataatgttgAGAGAAATTACCTTTTGACtcaattatgagtaaaatataACTTCCAAACATACAAAATCTTATTGCTTACATATGCTACACATAAAATGACGACTTTATCAAGCCAATTACACTTCTTTACTTCAAAGGAAACACGATAGGTTAATGCTAAATGAAACATTTCCCTTACAAGAGCACAGTACATCTTGTTTACTGGAAACCTTCCCAAACAGGAAGTTGTAAATAGGAATTTGTGTCCCCTCAAAGTGAACCAAAGAAGGACctgatttcattttcaaagcCAATATATCTACAAACAAATCctcaactatttttttttcaattttatgatgattttttttctgtttcactagtctttttcacttgatcataTATGGGGGTGTGATGTTTTTTAAATCCAATAATCATTTATTGCTAAAACGATTAAACACATATTATTGAGAtacaaatgatttaaaaaatttcttcttaTAAATAAACTTCAGATTTAGTCTAAGTGACATTTGagaatttagattaaaaaaaattgtaagtgGCATTTAATTGGATTGAAATTTGAATCCCAATACTTTACAattcatgtttttttaattcctaaaattatGATCTATttctaaaggaaaaaaaattgtccGCTGAATTTACCTTaaattaagggtgagtttggatggacgatgcgtttacctgcggttaatATAAAAACAGCAGTGACGGTGAGATTAAACATTGTAGCAATATTGTAGTGTGAGAcaaaaaagtaaactaaacgcaccgcaccgcacctaatcgcccatccaaacccaccctaaaagACAGAAGCATTCCAATAACCTTCAAAAGGGTTTGGGACTATTGACAATCTACACGCACAAGGCATTTGAGATGGCAATGTGCACAGTTGATTtggttataataataataatatacaaccAGGAGAGAGTCACTGcaccaaaatagattttttCCAAAGAAGTTAAATAGATTCGTTTTTTTAACACTCAGCGAAgcttataaataattaaataccgTTAATTTTTCTTTAGTCTCTAACTTCACCGAAAGTATCTACGAACTTTTTAACCCCTCTAAAAAAATAGCaacaattttttctcaaaaaggTACCGCTAAAATTAACTGTgcttctcaaaaaaaaaaaaaaaaactggcatctcgaaattttttcactgGAGAAGATTTATCTACAAAACCAAATTGGCCGTGTGCTCAAGGCGAATTTAATTTCTGCCGCAAATCCTTTCAGCTCGGAGTTGGATTTCAAAAAGGAAAAGTGTGAGAAATGTACCTAAAACTCACTCCATTTCCTTGAGGAAATCAATATTATCAACAAAAACCTGCAAATTTAAACAGTAAAATGAGTCaattatgaaaaaagaaaaaagagcaaCACAATTTTGTTATCTAATCCATGATGCTCTACTCTTCATATCTTTTGAAGTATCCACATCTGACACGTGTATGCAGTGTATATATGGATATTGCTATGGAAATATAATCCTCCAAAGACTACCAAATACATGAAATCTTGGAATAAAATGGAACATACTTGTGTTGGATACATACCCGTATCTGACATTCAGACCTCTGTCTGAGTTGCTTGTTCATTTCCATCatgcattaattaaaaaaaaaagaaaaagaaaaagaaagttcaCTCTGTAAAGCTAATAAAACTTAGTGTTGGTGAAATGCACAAGAATGAGAAAACATTCttgatatatatttgtttttctatttgatatATTGGCGATATAGTTGAATgataaacaacttaaaataagCTGTGTATAAAAGCTTTGAAAGGCATACCGTCTTCCAACCATCAGGATCTAAGCATGCAGTGATCTTGGTGTTAATACCAGGTAAAGGTCCAGGTTCCTGAGTAACTATTCCACCAAAAAGTCTAACAGCCTCTGCAGTGTTGTAAACATCATCTGTGCCGATTGCAATCTGCAGAGATGCAAGTTGTTCCCATATGTAAGAACTTTATAGTTCCAAAATAACAAAGCAGAATCATGATGCATACCACAAGCAGTTACATTTAGCAAACAAAAGAAGAACATCTTTTACACATTAAAGTGAAACAAAAGCAGAAATATATCTACCTGAGCATAGCCATTTCCTTTCTTGTAGTTGGTGACCCCGTAGTTGTATGCTAACTCAAGCACAGCATTTTTTTCTTCAGGCCCATAGCCCATCATGGCTATTGTATACTAAAAGGAAAATTCATAAACATATGTCAGCGCATACATCTAACATGCCAATTACTAAAAAGGTTGACATGAATACTTTTATCAATCAAACTCAGCAAGAAGGAGAAACACATAACCATGAAGACAACAATTCAGGACACACAAGAAATCCCTGCATATAAACACACAGTATATACAAGTGAATCCTTCTTTTCAACCCTTTAATAGCTCCCACCAACccctttctctctttctttgttCTGCTTCTACATTTTGTTTCTCTCTTTTCACTTCTCTCCCCAGAATGCAAATTTTAACTGGTTCTATTTGCCAACCCAAGGTTGATTGCATCAGGCAATCTGATAGCAATAACACTAAAAATTTCTCATAATCATTTAATCATAATCTGCATTTTAGCAGAAAGAGTACATTGTTATTTCTATATGCTACTAGCCTACTAGCAAGTACCAACTTTAATCCTTAAAAAAGCTAGAATTCTTATCCTATGTAGGACTTTAAGGGAAAACTTTTGAGAGAAGAATGAgggagaaaagaaaactaaaataatgaacCATAAATATAGCaagagtaataaaataaatcttaagTAAGCCAGTCCCTCAATTAGCTTATTAGGGTTCTGTATCAAGACGATAGTATTTACCTTGTACTCTGGATTATCTTGTGTGTGAAGAAGCTCCATGCCAAAGGCCTGCAAGAAAAGGAGATGGAGACTAAGACCTAGAGCATGACATAAAACATAGCACCTCCACACCCACCCCCACAAAAGAAAATGGCATGTTCATGTAAAAGCCTGTAAATAGCGTCATATATCATTTGCCAATGTTCTGCAGCAACTCTCACCTTCtcataaaattttatggaaCGATCAAGATCATCAACATGGAGCATTACTTTGCACAAAGGTTCAGGAGCAGGCCACCTTTCAATTAGTTCAAACTTGTAACCGTCAGGATCCTCAACAAATGCAATTACAGTAGTACCTCCTTTCACTGGACCAGGTTCCCTGGTTACTTTTCCACCCTTGATCTTTATAAGTTCCACAGTCTTGGCAACCTAATCAGCGAAAATAAATAAGCATTCAGATTTACCCAGCACTTCCAAAATACAAGAAcaatcattttgttaaaaatggaaaacctAACACAATTCATGGAGGCCAATGTTCAAGCTTACATCCTCAACACCTATCCCAAAATGACCAAATGCAGTTCCAATGTCATACTTGTCAACTCCGTAATCTGGTAATGccattcaagaaaaatgaaatatccACAACTGAGTTCATGTACAGTGACTACTCTAATATTCACGCATGGGAAAGAAATGTTTCATCAATATCCAATTAAATAAGATTATACAGATTTAT
This sequence is a window from Gossypium raimondii isolate GPD5lz chromosome 5, ASM2569854v1, whole genome shotgun sequence. Protein-coding genes within it:
- the LOC105767499 gene encoding protein SPEAR3 isoform X1, whose amino-acid sequence is MGSSYFGEPNVGNERGASSSSSSSSSSRKGKKGSNSEKPKQPQRGLGVAQLEKIRLQGPVGCTYHHHPSLHGRPFPSNFNQEDMRVQTLYSSMASSPSSSSSTTSASYGFHPTMMKGLGEYDKRPNTRYGDFQSCTTTSWNPDNGSTQHFAQPNLTRQLLNLHHVEVDNSHPYHDSPPKKSKKQGSNSLGSSSQNCESTQELDLELRLSL
- the LOC105770749 gene encoding probable lactoylglutathione lyase, chloroplastic, coding for MVRRIIPMASSIRPSISSFIFSDGVATTRSGLSFPPLHLPRRLLFSQLGSAIPQLRFFGFKASELLNAERSRVGMPLIRNGVQARTVAAQETAVEFVKKDKRRMLHVVYRVGDLERTIKFYTGCLGMKLLRKRDIPEERYTNAFLGYGPEDSHFVVELTYNYGVDKYDIGTAFGHFGIGVEDVAKTVELIKIKGGKVTREPGPVKGGTTVIAFVEDPDGYKFELIERWPAPEPLCKVMLHVDDLDRSIKFYEKAFGMELLHTQDNPEYKYTIAMMGYGPEEKNAVLELAYNYGVTNYKKGNGYAQIAIGTDDVYNTAEAVRLFGGIVTQEPGPLPGINTKITACLDPDGWKTVFVDNIDFLKEME
- the LOC105767499 gene encoding protein SPEAR3 isoform X2, which gives rise to MGSSYFGEPNVGNERGASSSSSSSSSSRKGKKGSNSEKPKQPQRGLGVAQLEKIRLQGPVGCTYHHHPSLHGRPFPSNFNQEDMRVQTLYSSMASSPSSSSSTTSASYGFHPTMMKGLGEYDKRPNTRYGDFQSCTTTSWNPDNGSTQHFAQPNLTRQLLNLHHVEDSPPKKSKKQGSNSLGSSSQNCESTQELDLELRLSL